A region of Thiofilum sp. DNA encodes the following proteins:
- the nhaR gene encoding transcriptional activator NhaR, translating into MLNYKHLYYFREVAKAGSIARASDRLHITPQTISMQLGMLEEDLGTQLFHRRGRNLELSEAGQVALDYADEIFALGAEMRELLQHYPEGKAQLFRVGVSDLVPKSIAYKILEPAMTLAKPIHIICTEGKLPDLLGELAVHRMELVIADSPMPSTMNVKGFSHPLGASGISFFSTKEVKQALAGAFPQCLHQAPLLMPNEGAAIRTQLMRWFYDQNLEPKIVGEFDDSALMKAFGLAGRGIFTAPTVLADTLKNEGVELIGSPEEIWERFYAISVERRITHPAVRAITDQAQDWLKATVPLKQRKAKTFLNEEDL; encoded by the coding sequence ATGCTCAATTATAAACATCTGTATTATTTTCGAGAGGTCGCCAAAGCTGGGAGTATCGCTCGTGCCAGCGACAGGCTTCATATTACCCCACAAACGATCAGTATGCAGCTAGGCATGTTAGAAGAAGATTTAGGTACTCAACTCTTTCATCGCCGTGGTCGCAATCTAGAACTCAGTGAAGCAGGGCAAGTTGCTCTCGATTATGCAGATGAAATTTTTGCCCTCGGTGCGGAAATGCGTGAGTTGCTCCAACATTATCCTGAGGGAAAAGCTCAACTATTTAGAGTGGGGGTGTCGGACTTAGTTCCCAAGTCTATTGCGTATAAAATTTTAGAACCCGCCATGACATTAGCTAAACCTATACACATTATTTGTACCGAAGGAAAGTTACCCGATCTATTGGGTGAATTAGCGGTACATCGAATGGAGCTGGTGATTGCTGATAGTCCTATGCCTTCTACTATGAATGTCAAAGGGTTTAGTCATCCTTTAGGGGCGAGTGGTATTAGTTTTTTTAGTACTAAGGAGGTGAAGCAAGCTCTAGCAGGAGCGTTTCCGCAGTGCCTCCATCAAGCGCCTCTACTCATGCCTAATGAAGGGGCTGCGATTCGTACCCAGCTCATGCGCTGGTTTTATGATCAGAACCTAGAGCCTAAAATTGTAGGTGAGTTTGATGATAGTGCTTTAATGAAAGCATTTGGCTTGGCAGGGCGTGGCATTTTTACAGCGCCCACAGTATTAGCCGATACCCTTAAAAATGAGGGCGTTGAGTTAATTGGCAGCCCCGAAGAAATTTGGGAGCGTTTTTATGCCATTTCGGTAGAGCGGCGTATTACTCACCCCGCAGTACGAGCTATTACTGATCAAGCGCAAGATTGGCTCAAAGCTACTGTTCCTTTAAAACAGCGTAAAGCTAAAACTTTCCTCAATGAAGAGGATCTTTAA
- a CDS encoding sigma-54 dependent transcriptional regulator: protein MAQILLIDDEPMIRNSASQTLVLAGYEVLSFAEGMSALAHLTPDFNGIVISDIRMPSMDGLEVLQQALHIDKDLPVILISGHADVATAVQAMRDGAYDLLEKPFAANQLVEVVKRALEKRRLTLENRSLKEELTNRERIGPRIMGQAPSILNLRKMITRLAQVDTDVLIWGEMGTGKELVARSLHEQSQRRIHNFITFSCASGNQLALEQELFGFPALQGNKTNPLSKMEAANGGTLFLDEIEYLPLNTQARLLHTLQERSLETQVRTKRVPVNFRLIASSQIDLKTAAEREEFRLDLYYRLNVVSLEIPPLRFRPDDIPLLFQHFVLVAAARCETEVPPLNHQALEVLLRYDWPGNVRELRNIAERYVLLGENYSYDLGALMRSDTTLSGDSLAAKVASFEKTLIRQALNQCQGNIRLVMEQLNIPRKTLTDKMSKYGLERSQFKDPLH from the coding sequence ATGGCGCAAATTCTACTCATTGATGATGAACCAATGATTCGTAACTCTGCGAGTCAGACTCTAGTACTAGCAGGGTATGAAGTATTGAGTTTTGCCGAAGGCATGAGCGCTCTTGCCCATCTCACACCAGACTTTAATGGAATAGTGATTAGCGATATTCGTATGCCGAGCATGGATGGCTTAGAGGTTTTACAACAGGCTTTACATATTGATAAAGACTTACCCGTTATTTTGATTAGTGGGCATGCGGATGTAGCCACCGCAGTACAAGCCATGCGTGATGGCGCCTATGACCTACTAGAAAAACCCTTTGCCGCTAATCAATTAGTTGAGGTAGTCAAACGTGCCCTAGAAAAGCGCCGTTTAACCTTAGAAAATCGCTCACTTAAAGAAGAACTCACTAATCGAGAGCGTATTGGTCCCCGCATTATGGGACAAGCCCCCTCGATACTGAATCTACGTAAAATGATTACGCGTTTAGCGCAAGTAGATACCGATGTTTTAATTTGGGGGGAAATGGGGACAGGTAAAGAATTAGTCGCTCGCTCCCTACATGAGCAAAGCCAGCGCCGTATTCATAATTTTATTACCTTTAGCTGTGCTTCTGGCAACCAACTCGCTTTAGAGCAGGAACTGTTTGGCTTCCCCGCCCTACAAGGCAATAAAACTAACCCCCTCAGCAAAATGGAGGCTGCCAACGGAGGAACCTTGTTTTTAGACGAAATCGAGTATTTGCCATTAAATACTCAAGCGCGTTTATTACACACTTTGCAAGAACGCTCTTTAGAGACTCAGGTACGTACTAAACGGGTTCCGGTTAATTTTCGCCTCATTGCTTCTAGTCAAATTGACTTAAAAACAGCAGCTGAGCGTGAGGAATTTAGGCTCGATTTATATTATCGTTTGAATGTAGTGAGTTTAGAAATTCCTCCTCTACGCTTTCGACCGGATGATATTCCCTTGCTATTTCAACACTTTGTATTGGTAGCGGCTGCACGTTGTGAAACCGAAGTACCCCCTCTCAATCATCAAGCACTAGAGGTATTATTACGCTACGACTGGCCGGGTAATGTGCGTGAATTACGTAATATCGCTGAGCGTTATGTGTTATTAGGTGAAAATTATAGTTATGATTTAGGCGCTCTCATGCGTTCTGACACAACGCTAAGTGGGGACTCCTTAGCTGCCAAAGTAGCGAGCTTTGAAAAAACGCTGATCCGCCAAGCCTTAAATCAGTGCCAAGGTAATATTCGTTTGGTAATGGAACAGTTAAATATTCCACGCAAAACGCTAACCGATAAAATGAGCAAATACGGTCTGGAACGCAGTCAGTTTAAAGATCCTCTTCATTGA
- a CDS encoding ATP-binding protein: MTQLSTKTCLTYVSNAVRPLLLAGLLLLVGGLLLGITYSLARHTLYVQLEQEANYHLAHLKSKLDALLMRHAYLPLILAKNPLIIDYLSTPAPSPATLPYLNLYLTDLNQQAGTQDIYLKNTAGLTIAASNWQSPNTFIGQNYHFRPYFQQAMQGQLGRYYALGSASKERGYYFSYAVRNTQGQIIGVITVKINITHFEQDWTADQAPAEFMITDELGVIFMTSQKHWSLHALSPLNAEAQQKLNTTRRYNGKTIPALATQTPLLTNAAEWQWDKHTYTHVYKELPQEGWTVHILIDQQPIERQLLWITLITSLVLGMAGLLGYFAWRMSRQRRHYEQQALEALETKVTERTQALKQAQGELIQAAKMAALGQLAASINHELNNPLSAIRTYADNAQQLLTLSHYTLVQQNLTEISQLTERMATITHQLKLFSRKSHGSFSACSLEGAIQAALLIMHPALLKHQVTLNTDYAPDLPLVWADQIWLEQIIVNLISNAIDATQEQTRREIELKAYADVTRVYLQVLDNGTGIQAADLEHLFEAFFTTKSLGQGLGLGLSISYRLAKDMQGELSAANRSPRGAVFTLSLPPALNNHGANSTH, from the coding sequence ATGACCCAACTCAGTACTAAAACGTGCCTAACCTACGTTTCTAATGCCGTGCGCCCCCTGCTATTAGCTGGTTTGCTGCTATTAGTGGGTGGCTTATTGCTAGGTATCACCTACTCACTCGCACGCCACACACTGTATGTTCAGTTAGAACAAGAAGCGAATTATCATCTAGCCCATTTAAAAAGTAAACTAGATGCTCTCTTGATGCGTCATGCTTATTTGCCCCTAATATTAGCTAAAAACCCGCTGATTATTGACTACCTCAGCACACCTGCCCCCTCACCAGCAACGCTACCGTATTTAAATCTCTATCTCACCGATCTTAATCAACAAGCCGGTACTCAAGATATTTATCTTAAAAATACTGCTGGACTAACTATCGCTGCTAGTAATTGGCAAAGCCCTAATACGTTTATTGGGCAAAACTATCATTTTCGCCCCTACTTTCAACAGGCTATGCAAGGACAATTGGGGCGCTATTATGCGTTAGGTAGTGCCTCCAAAGAGCGTGGCTATTATTTTTCCTATGCGGTTAGAAACACGCAGGGGCAAATCATCGGGGTGATTACCGTCAAAATTAATATTACGCACTTTGAACAAGACTGGACGGCAGATCAAGCACCTGCTGAGTTTATGATTACCGATGAACTAGGTGTTATTTTTATGACCAGTCAAAAGCACTGGTCGCTACATGCACTCAGCCCTCTGAACGCTGAAGCACAACAAAAACTTAATACCACACGACGTTATAATGGCAAAACGATTCCAGCCCTCGCTACTCAAACCCCTTTACTAACAAATGCTGCTGAATGGCAATGGGATAAGCACACCTATACCCATGTTTATAAGGAGCTGCCCCAAGAGGGCTGGACGGTACACATTTTAATAGATCAACAACCTATTGAGCGCCAACTGCTTTGGATTACGTTGATAACCAGCTTAGTACTGGGCATGGCAGGGTTATTAGGTTATTTCGCTTGGCGCATGAGCAGACAGCGGCGTCATTATGAGCAACAAGCACTGGAAGCCTTAGAAACTAAAGTCACCGAACGTACTCAGGCACTAAAACAAGCTCAAGGGGAACTGATCCAAGCGGCCAAAATGGCTGCACTAGGACAACTAGCCGCTAGCATTAATCATGAACTCAATAATCCGTTAAGCGCCATACGCACCTATGCCGATAATGCACAGCAATTACTGACGCTTAGCCATTACACCTTAGTACAACAAAATCTCACTGAAATTAGTCAACTCACCGAGCGCATGGCAACCATCACTCATCAACTTAAACTGTTTTCACGTAAGAGCCACGGTAGTTTTAGCGCGTGCTCCTTAGAAGGAGCCATTCAAGCCGCCTTATTAATCATGCACCCTGCATTACTAAAACACCAAGTCACTCTAAACACCGATTATGCTCCTGATTTACCGTTGGTATGGGCAGATCAGATTTGGCTAGAGCAAATTATTGTTAATTTAATCAGTAATGCCATTGATGCCACGCAAGAGCAAACAAGGCGTGAAATCGAGTTAAAAGCTTATGCTGATGTGACACGAGTCTATTTACAGGTATTAGATAATGGCACTGGTATTCAAGCCGCTGATTTAGAGCATTTATTTGAAGCCTTTTTTACTACCAAAAGTTTAGGGCAAGGGCTTGGTTTAGGCTTATCTATCTCTTATCGTTTAGCCAAAGATATGCAAGGCGAACTGAGTGCTGCCAACCGCTCTCCCCGTGGCGCTGTCTTTACTTTATCACTCCCACCAGCACTGAATAATCATGGCGCAAATTCTACTCATTGA
- the rpoH gene encoding RNA polymerase sigma factor RpoH, which translates to MSQALMLRGQTLPSPVGSLESYIHAIHAIPVLEADAEKELASRLRLYNDLDAARRLVLHNLRFVVKVARGYNGYGLALGDLIQEGNIGLMKAVKRFDPEINVRLISFAVHWIRAEIHEFILRNWKIVKVATTKAQRKLFFNLRSSKNRLGWLTHQEAQSVADDLGVSTADVLEMEKRMSAQDVAFDLSPDQEDSEQNYAPQHYLASSDYDPSEVLENEEWEDFTRERFALALSELDERSRDILASRWLAEEKATLQELAERYHVSAERIRQLENVAVKKLKQAVLLEA; encoded by the coding sequence ATGAGTCAAGCATTGATGTTACGTGGACAAACTTTACCAAGCCCTGTGGGTAGCTTGGAGAGTTATATCCATGCCATTCATGCGATTCCCGTACTCGAGGCAGACGCAGAAAAAGAATTAGCCTCACGTCTCCGCTTATATAATGACTTAGATGCGGCACGACGTTTGGTGTTGCATAACCTACGCTTCGTGGTAAAAGTGGCGAGGGGCTATAATGGTTATGGTCTGGCATTAGGTGATTTAATCCAAGAAGGGAACATTGGGCTGATGAAAGCGGTCAAACGTTTCGATCCGGAGATTAATGTGCGCCTGATCTCGTTTGCAGTACATTGGATTCGCGCTGAAATTCATGAGTTTATTTTACGCAACTGGAAGATTGTTAAAGTTGCTACCACTAAAGCACAACGTAAGTTGTTCTTTAATTTACGTAGTAGCAAAAATCGTCTGGGATGGCTCACTCATCAAGAGGCACAGTCTGTCGCCGATGATTTAGGGGTGAGCACGGCGGATGTATTAGAAATGGAAAAGCGCATGAGTGCGCAAGATGTGGCGTTTGATTTATCACCGGATCAAGAAGACAGTGAACAAAACTATGCACCACAACACTACTTAGCCAGTAGTGATTATGATCCTTCTGAAGTTCTCGAAAATGAGGAGTGGGAGGATTTTACGCGTGAGCGTTTTGCGCTAGCACTCAGTGAACTCGATGAGCGTAGCCGTGACATCTTAGCGAGTCGCTGGTTAGCGGAAGAAAAGGCAACCTTGCAAGAGTTGGCTGAGCGTTATCACGTATCAGCCGAGCGTATTCGCCAATTGGAAAATGTGGCGGTGAAGAAATTAAAACAGGCGGTTCTGTTGGAAGCATAA
- a CDS encoding HNH endonuclease → MEQNLNQAILRTDISGLPLEWIHFQTAVKLYCADQVAYTCGSPLLVIHGGINARTGEQSVLEINSIIATVGSQHGLNSQRYIPPLNNSALFRRDSHTCMYCGETFSERHLSRDHIRPLVQGGQDTWTNVVTACRDCNSLKGGRTPEQAHMPLLAIPFQPTYAEYVYLQGRHILADQMEFLCAHFPRSSRLRERLQ, encoded by the coding sequence ATGGAACAAAACTTAAATCAAGCGATTTTGCGAACGGATATCAGTGGCTTGCCACTCGAATGGATTCATTTCCAAACGGCCGTAAAATTATATTGTGCCGATCAAGTAGCCTATACCTGTGGATCGCCTCTATTAGTGATTCATGGTGGGATTAATGCGCGTACCGGCGAACAAAGTGTGCTTGAGATTAATTCTATTATCGCAACGGTGGGTAGTCAGCACGGGCTTAATAGCCAACGCTATATACCCCCTTTGAATAATTCAGCTTTGTTTAGGCGTGATAGCCATACCTGTATGTATTGCGGCGAAACCTTTAGTGAGCGGCACTTATCCCGTGATCATATTCGCCCCCTTGTACAAGGTGGACAAGATACTTGGACGAATGTGGTGACGGCTTGCCGTGATTGTAATAGCCTTAAAGGGGGACGCACCCCTGAGCAGGCGCATATGCCCCTCTTGGCTATACCTTTTCAGCCGACTTATGCGGAATATGTGTATCTTCAAGGTAGGCATATTTTAGCGGATCAAATGGAGTTTTTATGTGCGCATTTTCCGCGTAGCAGTCGCTTACGGGAACGCTTGCAGTAA
- a CDS encoding SPOR domain-containing protein encodes MSQPAPSTQRPRGGGLRLSHVLIFVIIVVGLILLYKKNMIPGMDKLPSMSQITERLPSISLPKVPANTTNQGVNASVAAPEGELLTDEWVPPNDDNAVYQDSNDSNSTSLMTQEPVAAATQAIQETPQTQSLEYRRSTRSAPVRVTNPPAEFPANLAKGYYTVQVYAGYYSKTAYSIRRSLEQDGYLVYIYQIEDKAGILFRVRVGRYANLNSARAVRDQIRRRYPKLLSKSFVLMRQPSY; translated from the coding sequence ATGTCTCAGCCTGCGCCAAGTACTCAACGCCCCAGAGGGGGGGGACTTCGTTTATCGCACGTACTCATCTTTGTTATTATCGTGGTGGGTTTAATTCTGCTATACAAAAAAAACATGATCCCCGGCATGGATAAACTCCCCAGTATGAGCCAGATTACTGAGAGACTACCTAGTATCAGTCTGCCCAAAGTGCCTGCTAATACGACTAATCAAGGGGTTAATGCCTCGGTAGCTGCCCCAGAGGGTGAACTTTTAACCGATGAATGGGTTCCACCCAATGATGATAATGCGGTGTATCAAGACAGTAACGACTCCAATAGCACCTCCCTGATGACTCAAGAACCTGTTGCCGCCGCTACCCAAGCCATACAAGAGACGCCACAAACCCAAAGCTTAGAATATAGACGCAGCACCCGCTCTGCTCCAGTGCGAGTCACTAATCCACCTGCTGAGTTTCCAGCCAATTTAGCTAAAGGTTATTACACCGTACAAGTCTATGCCGGCTATTATTCAAAAACGGCTTACAGTATTAGGCGCTCCTTAGAGCAAGATGGTTATTTAGTTTATATTTACCAAATAGAAGATAAGGCTGGCATATTATTTAGAGTACGAGTAGGACGTTATGCTAATTTAAATAGCGCCCGTGCAGTACGTGATCAGATTCGCCGCCGCTATCCCAAATTATTGAGTAAAAGTTTCGTGTTAATGCGCCAACCGAGTTACTAA
- a CDS encoding P-II family nitrogen regulator has translation MKMITAIIKPFKLDDVRDALGEIGIKGITVTEVKGFGRQKGHTELYRGAEYVVDFLPKIKLEAAVDDAVVDQVIEVITNSANTGKIGDGKIFVSPIEQAIRIRTSERGVDAL, from the coding sequence ATGAAAATGATCACTGCCATTATTAAACCCTTTAAGCTCGATGATGTGCGCGATGCCTTGGGTGAAATTGGGATTAAGGGAATAACAGTTACAGAGGTCAAAGGATTTGGTCGCCAGAAAGGACATACTGAGTTATATCGTGGTGCTGAGTATGTTGTTGATTTTTTGCCTAAAATTAAATTAGAAGCAGCGGTGGATGATGCAGTGGTTGATCAGGTGATTGAAGTAATCACTAATTCAGCTAATACCGGAAAAATTGGTGACGGCAAAATTTTCGTATCCCCTATTGAACAAGCTATTCGGATTCGCACTAGCGAACGCGGCGTGGATGCACTCTAA
- a CDS encoding ammonium transporter, whose translation MKYLRLMSLMTLLGASSLALADTPVPDKGDTTWMMISTILVILMILPGLALFYGGLVRAKNMLSVLSQVFAIFCVIAILWVVYGYSLAFTDGGALNSFIGGFDKLFLKGVDTAAVVETFSKGVVIPEMVFMVFQLTFAGITAALIVGGFAERIKFSALIVFSALWFTFSYLPMAHMVWFWGGPSAPTAPAGFLFSHGALDFAGGTVVHINAAIAALVGAMVIGKRIGYGKEAMAPHNLALTMIGGSLLWVGWFGFNAGSNLEATGTAVLAMVNTVVATAAAALAWMFVEWMIRGKPSMLGIVSGAVSGLVAVTPAAGFSGPMGAIILGAVAGAACLWGVTVMKRWIGYDDSLDVFGVHGIGGVIGALGTAVVASPALGGSGVFDYTANAVAEYNMVAQFISQAWGVVTAIIWSGVVSFVLFKLIDVTMGLRVNSEEEREGLDTVTHGERAYNL comes from the coding sequence ATGAAGTATTTACGGTTAATGAGTTTAATGACTTTATTGGGGGCATCGAGTTTAGCACTAGCAGATACTCCTGTGCCGGATAAAGGCGATACCACTTGGATGATGATTTCTACCATTCTGGTTATTTTGATGATTTTACCCGGTTTGGCTTTATTTTATGGCGGTTTAGTACGCGCTAAAAATATGTTGTCAGTACTGAGCCAAGTGTTTGCTATTTTTTGCGTGATTGCCATTTTATGGGTGGTTTATGGTTATAGCCTAGCCTTCACCGATGGCGGAGCGCTCAATAGCTTTATAGGTGGTTTTGACAAACTGTTCCTTAAGGGCGTTGATACTGCTGCGGTGGTTGAAACCTTCTCCAAAGGTGTAGTCATTCCTGAAATGGTATTTATGGTATTCCAATTAACCTTTGCGGGGATTACGGCTGCTTTGATCGTGGGTGGATTTGCCGAGCGCATTAAGTTTTCAGCCTTAATTGTCTTCAGTGCTTTATGGTTCACTTTCTCTTATTTACCCATGGCTCATATGGTGTGGTTCTGGGGTGGTCCTTCAGCACCTACTGCGCCAGCAGGTTTTTTATTTAGTCACGGTGCTCTCGATTTTGCAGGTGGTACAGTCGTCCATATTAATGCAGCGATTGCCGCTTTAGTGGGTGCAATGGTGATTGGTAAGCGGATTGGTTATGGTAAAGAAGCGATGGCTCCTCATAATTTAGCCTTAACTATGATCGGTGGTTCGTTACTCTGGGTCGGTTGGTTCGGCTTTAATGCGGGCTCTAATTTGGAAGCCACAGGAACAGCAGTCTTAGCCATGGTCAATACAGTAGTAGCAACGGCAGCGGCGGCTTTAGCGTGGATGTTCGTTGAGTGGATGATTCGTGGTAAGCCTTCTATGCTGGGTATTGTATCAGGTGCAGTGTCAGGTCTGGTTGCAGTGACTCCGGCGGCGGGTTTCTCTGGCCCTATGGGTGCGATTATTTTAGGCGCAGTGGCAGGTGCGGCGTGTCTATGGGGTGTGACCGTAATGAAACGTTGGATTGGTTACGATGATTCACTCGACGTATTCGGTGTACACGGTATTGGTGGGGTAATCGGTGCGCTAGGCACTGCGGTGGTGGCTAGCCCAGCGTTAGGTGGTTCTGGTGTATTTGATTACACTGCCAATGCCGTTGCCGAATATAATATGGTGGCACAATTTATCAGCCAAGCTTGGGGTGTAGTCACTGCGATTATATGGTCAGGTGTAGTGAGCTTTGTATTATTTAAATTGATTGATGTCACTATGGGATTACGTGTCAATAGTGAAGAAGAACGTGAAGGTTTAGACACAGTAACTCACGGTGAACGCGCTTATAATCTATAA